TCCTTTTTTGGAATTAATAGCGATTGATCTTATCAGTGTTTTTAATATATAGTGCATGATAGTGCTGCCCACTCTATTAGTAGGCACTGTCTCATGCTAGTCATTGTGTTTAGAACTCGattcttttttttcttgctGATTATTTCTCTTCTAATGTTAGTGTAGGGAATTCTAAGttatccttctttttttttttttagttcttGTCTCGGTTGCCGTTCTGGTTATGATTGTGTAATTTTTCTGTTTGTGGACGGCTATTGGGGCATGCAATGGATTTCCGTTTCTCCTCCCTGTGGATGATTGGAGGCGGTGATTGTGCTTTCTGGCGAGACTGTTCTGGTTTAGGCCATCTGTGCGTAGGCAGTGGCTTGGACTGGGTTGTGGCTTTTGGGCTTCGGTATGTCTAATGTCTGAGCTTCAGTCCTTTGTACTGGTCAGGCTTTTTAATGCAAACAATGCACgataaacagaaaaaaaaaaaaaaaaaagctaaaataaaTTGTCCTCtcatcttaaaaaaataatactaataaaattgCAAGTCGGAAGCGAAGGCAACTGCGTTGGGACCGCCGGCGATAGATTTTGCCAACAATAATCTCCAATACTGCACCTCAATTGCCGTTTCAACTCCCGTGTTCAATTTTCCGAATGTGATAGCGATCTCTGTATGCTGTACCGGACTCGAAGAGCTCAGGTATGGATAGATGCCTATCCACCAAGTATTAATCGCTTTAGTTACTACGACTTGAAAAGCTTCTTCAATTCTCACAAACGCCTCTAATGGCGGAGCCTTCACAGTTCGATCCTCATCGCGTTCTTGCTCATAGATTCCCTGAGGTATCTCTTCTCTGTTATGAAAAGAACAGAAATTTTCTTAATATTAGGGTAGTATCTTTTTAGGATTGCATCTTAACATATTTgctccttttttcctttttttttttttcccatatCGAGGCAGTCAATCTACGTTTATACCGAAAGGTAGAGCAATTGTGTTTTGGTTTATATGCTGCAATTCCAAGGTTTTATTCATATATAATCAATGGAGGTTTGCATATATATACCTTTCTTATGAACAGAGATGCAGCGGTTTATGCTTTGGGCGTTGGAGCATGTGGCCGCGATGCCATTGATGCTGAGGAGCTTAAATTTGTCTATCATGAAAAAAGACAGCAATCTATCCAGGTATAGAATGATAACTGTGTCaggtcctttttttttttttttataaatttttaaatgattcaTCAGATCAAAACCACCAATTCCGCGAGGTCTTCCTTTggtattaaaagaaattttttggAGTTGCGGTACGCTGGTTGCTTCGGAGTTATGGTTCTCTATTCATGAACTAGCAGTAAACTTTTTTACCATAATATTTCTGGATTTGCAGGTCTTGCCAACATTTGCTGCTCTATTTTCACTTGGATTGATGAAAAATGGGATCAATTTGCCTGGCTTGCAGTAAGTAGTGTTGCATTTGCTTTTGTGaaattttccttatttgactTTATTTTCTCAATGCTCACTGAAAGTCAATGTGGGCTTATTTAGTCTCCTACATGAACTGTTACCTTGGTAAATACCTTACATTTTGTTAGATATGCTTATGTGTTTGTTGTGGCGAAAGAAAAGGTAAGTGCAAAATGGTTTCAATGTACAGATATGATCCGCGGCTTCTGCTGCATGGACAGCAATATATAGAACTGTACAAGCCATTTCCATCAAGTGCATCTGTAAGTTTCCTGTGGTGGTCGATTGATCATTTCAATGGTTATAGTTTTGCTCAGTATTAATACTTGATGAATTTGCCCCCTtactttatatatgtatatatattctttttgttactttatatatatatatatattctttttgCTTTAAGTCATTTAGTCTTTTCCTGATGCAGATACATAATAAAGTTAGTCTCGCTGGATTGCATGACAAAGGTTTGTGTTCATTAGCAGGAATGCTTGTCCTAAACTCATGGCAGTATTCAGATGCTCAACTTCTTGTTCTAAACTCACACGTAGAATTAGTATGAATAAGGGGTTTGTAGTTGGGATGGGGACCTATATGAAAGTACACATCTCCCAGATCTTGAAGCAAATCTATATGGAAGTTCATGCACCCTTTCTTGAAATTAATGGTAGTTTGGGGTATTTAGTATAGGGTATTGACTTTGTGTAAGATAATTGTTTCTCATAATTATTCAGGGAAGGCAGCCATTGTTGAGATTGAAACAAAAAGTTACGAGAGAGAGTCTGGCGAATTATTATGCATGAACAGGTGAGTGCATGCTTAAAATATCTAATCTCTCTTCCATGTTATTGATCTCTGATGATATACTATTTGTTTTGCATTCTGCAGATCAACTGCTTATCTTCGAGGTGCTGGTGGCTTCTCAAACTCAACTCATCCATATTCTTACACCAATTATCCAAAAGACCAGGTTGCAGCTATAAAAATTCCAAAAAGTCCACCTTTTGCAGTATATGAAGATTTCATTCAACCATCTCAGGCAAGCAGTACAGATCCCATTATTTCCAGATCAGAAATATatagtaattaatattttatgcaCAACATTACtttcttcaatttttatatatctatcTTCACTTTGGATCATGATAAAATTTGGAATAATGGATATATAGAGAGAAAGAAGTGCTACTCCTCTCAGTCCGGCAATATTGCTAACCAGCTGAACATATCTTATCCTCTTCTTTTCCCTACAATTTTCCTATGGTTTTGCTGTTCTAAAACGGGTGATGCGCCATACTGGCTAATGGCTGTTTACGCAGACACCGAGAACAATGATTCATTTTCTAGGGTGAAATCTTTAAGCTATTAACTTGCATCCCTTCATCTTTAAGAAATTTGTGATACTTCTGGCATTACATTGAAGTTAATTCACAAGTTTCTGACATCTACAGCTCAAGCTTTCAAGGTCCAATATCAGTGGTTTCTTGAAaagttttttattcttattcCATCTCCATTGTGATATTCTTGACTTTGTCCTGAACTTTTCCTGCAGGCATTGTTATATAGGCTTTCTGGTGATTTTAATCCCTTGCATTCAGATCCTATGTTTGctaaagttgctgggtaggtaTGCCTGTCCTATAGCTATGATGTTACAAAGTATGGTTGTGGATGATATCTGCAGTCGCATGATCCGAATGATTATATTGTTGGAAAGCCATTACTTTCATTGGTAACAAATTGAAAACCGTGTTCCTGAAGATCATATCGGCAATTGAGTTCTTACTATCAATATAATAGTCGGAATACATTGCCCTAACCATACATCCACCGTGTGAATTTCAATCACACTTGGTTCATGCAAATGAGAATCACATTTCTGATGTCGTTGATTATTTCAGCATTCGAGCACCTATATATATCCTAAACTAtccaacccccccccccccccccccaaacaaaataataatgaagAGAGAAAATTGATTTATTCCTGTATTATCTCTTGTCAAAGATTTCCCCGTCCAATATTGCATGGGCTATGTACACTTGGGTTTGCAGTTAGAGCCATCATCAAACGTATTTGCAGAGGAGATGCAAGTTTAGTTAAAAACATATCTGGTCGATTCCTTTTACATGCGTACCCTGGTGAAACCTTAATCACTGAGATGTGGCTGACAGTCACAGGCCTGAGGTAGAATTTCAGTTCCTTGATCTTTGCTAGTGTTATtttttagttcaatttttttCGTTCCTTTCTGAGCTGTATATAGAGATGGGTATTGTCATCTGCAGGGTTATATATCAGGCAAAGGTAAAGGAAAGAAAACGAGCAGTCTTGTCAGGCTTTGTGGACCTCCGTCGTTTAACATCAGCATTGTGAAATTAGTTCTATAGTTATCACTAGGGAAAAAAAGGTTCAATAGTTGTCGAACAGAGGATTTTATTCTCTACATATACTGTTAAATAATTGTCGCTAGACCTTGCCATTGCATAGGTCAAGTTACCCATAATCTCATTGCAGGTTTACGATGATCCGCAGCTCATATTATCAATACAAAGGTCAAACTTCTGTTGTGgcctttattatataaatatatcttCAAGAATTTTGTTTACAATAGGTGGAATTCTGATGAGGTCCCTAATCCCGAGTACAgtgttgtttattttttaatgtattttgttGTTCAATTTTCAAGtccataaataaaaataacttcaaTACAAGGAATTAAGGACTATAGTCAAGTTTGAGTACAGCAGTGGATTGCTTTGTATTTAAgcaaaaaatataaacatattaAAAAGATGGCTTAAAACTGTTTTTGCTTGAAATTAGGCTCATTCGTACTTCAAATAATTGGCTGGGAATCGAAACCGTAAAttatggaaaaaaataataataataaagcccGGGCATCACGTTATTCCTTTAGTGAgtcttttattatttcaaaaatgATGATATTTATGGTTaatttgtttaaataaaatagtattaCTTTATTCAATAAGAAAAATCTTAACTTTATGAAACTGTGTttaatctataaattttatataaaataaatttttattttaataaagcaatgatttcataaaaaatatattaaattaacataAGAATGATAATACTTAAAACAaaacaaatataatataatgtaatataatataatataatattttctataaaactaataaaatgttcacaatttattttattaaattaaaataattaattcatagttactcatttatgaaaatcatattTCTTATTTTCTATAACGTATATATTCTATTAATTTGGTATTTTATGTAATtagttatataaataataaaaatgacataagatcaaaatttttattttacttcgttaaagaagaaggaaaagaatCTACCTCCGCACATaagcatatatattttttccccTTATTTCAAGTAATAGACACCGTTCAGCCATTCATGTCTGCTACTTTTTCCACCCCGAGTGATTCTTTTGTCTTGGTTACTTTGCCTGTTGTAATTTTATAACTTAGAATATAAAAACTATAGCAAACAGGGTACCTATTTCGGAAACTCAGACAACCAAAAACTGAAACCTGTCAATAACCAATTTTTAACTTGTTCTTtccaaaaaaaaatgataataataatatagcTGCAAATAATGGTCAATCTTAATAATTTCGACTGTTCTATGGGGAATGGGGAAAATGAACCTGAAATGTTCCCTAGCTCTTTTTTTTCCGATGTCCATATATTCATCTGCTACTCATTCCAAGTTGCATCCAACACCTTTGCCATGAAGCTGTACCGATCGGCCGCTTCATCAATCTGAGTTAACATAGTAAAAAACAACAATAAGACTAGAAGATATCgaaaaaggaataaaagaaaaaaaaatttaaccatTACCATTTTTTGTGTTGGACGCCCAGCTCCATGTCCAGCCTTACACTCAATGCGACCTATTATTGGGTTGGCCTGGGGGCTATTCTCCAAGCTTGTGCAGAGAACATACTGCATGGTCTGCAAGTAACGTTTTTGTGCGAGAACGTGAGCGGATGCAGAAGTGCACATGCAGGAATATATTTCAGAGAGCATCTACAGCTTTTGGAGATAACTAGAACTAATCTATTGATGACTAGAACGGAAACATGAAATTGGGTCGGCCTGGGCAATAGCAGAACTGAACCAAAATCAGCTTGAATTGAAATCCCATTTCTGCTCAAGATTCATGGGAACCAATACTGGAACTGCAGGGTCTTGTGGTTCTAGTTTTAGTTCTGGTCTGGTTTTGATTAGATTTTAGTTTGGTTACGATTTGATAAATCTAACGATTGAATTTTTTtccaataattttatttcttttttctaagAAAAAGTCTGGTATTTGCTCGGAATCAACCTGAATATACCAGGCTCATTCAAGGTTGGTTTTGGTCTATCCAATGAACGGCCTTGGCAAAGTCTGAAATGGAGTGTTTCACAATGTAACAATATAAAACCAACCAATCATTCATGATAGTGTCGTAGCAAAACTTTGAGAACATTCACCATAGAGAACTAACCGCCAACAACTTCAGCGAGTGTAATGGTACAACTCGATCATCATGATCAGCAGTAAGTAGCATGGTTGATGGGTACTGACAAGGTTGATCAGGATGTTGTTCCCATGGTCTTTGCACATTGTGCAGTGGTGAGTACCTGAGAAATGAAAACAAACAtctgaaacaaaaagaaaataatggagAAAATTGCCAAGGCAGAGGACTAGAAAAGGAATACTCATGCCCCATACAAAACATAATTGCGGAGGAAAAATTAAATGGTATTCCATCTAAAAATGCAGTTGCAGTTTAACATCAAGTAGGTTTATCAGCTCAAAAGCTCATACCATGACAAGTTCTGCTGTGGGTGTATTAGATTAACTGAAGAGTTGCAGTCCAATCAATAGGCCTTTATGATAAAGTAGATATGGATTAATGGGTTCATAGCCTTCTTTCCTAAAACCTATGTGGCTATGTAATTCAAAACTAGGTGACAATGAAGCTAAACTGGATTCGGTGCACTGGATTCGGTTCACTCTAGAACATCTTTCTATGTTGTGATCTAGAGGACTGGGAAACCAGTATGGGAATCAAATAAACGTAGACACCAGACCCTTTTTTGCTGAACCATATGAAATATGGAACGGAAATACAGTAATAGAATACACTTTTTCTTACTTAATTAGCCAATGAAACTCTTCCTCCTTGTCTGAACAGCCATAATCAGAAGTCCACGCATGACCTAAAAAACAAAGTTCAGTAAGAACATGGTGACAAAGAAGTTACCAGTATAGCCAAAGAAATTCAACTAACCTATTGTAAACTTGTGAAACCGCAGCATGTCCATAACACCAACATGAGCCAAAGCACAACCAAAAAGATCTGGTCTCTGCCACAGATAAGGTCTCAAACAAAATTAAACTATGATAAAAGATGGAACTAAAGTGCAATCAGGCGAATAAATAAATTCTCCACCTGATTTATGGAAGCCCCAATAAGAAGCCCACCGTTGCTTCCACCTTCAATGCACAACTTACTCGGTTGGGTATAACCAGTAGATATAAGGTATTCAGCAGCAGAAATGAAGTCATCAAAGCAATTCTGCTTTTTTGCAAGTGAGCCTGCTTTGTGCCATTCCTCACCATATTCTCCACCACCACGAATATTTGCAATGCAGTAGACAACACCTAAATGCCTTGTGAGTATAATACGACTGACACTAAATGATGGTGTCAGACTAATGTTAAATCCACCATATCCATATAACAAACACGGATGTGATCCATCCAATTTTATATTCTTCTTGGCCACAATAAACATTGGTATCTTGGTACCATCCTTACTAGGGAAAAAAGCCTGAAAACAGATCATCCAATAAAATACGTTATTAATTTAGTTATACAATACAGACACAATAGAAATGGACATATAGAATAAATTCTATGAATTTAATTGTCAGCAAGTTGTCCCACAAAGTACATAAGAAGGGCTGGACAGGAATCAAGTTTCTATTAAAGTCATGCGCTAAAATGTAAACAAAGATAATAGTCACCTGCTCCACATGGAATTCTGTGCGATCAAATCCTGCTACACTAATTTCTCGAAATATCTTCATATCTGGAACTTCAGCATCTAAATTGCATTGATATATGATACCAGGGGTAAGAAAACTAGTAAATCCAATAAATACTGTACTGTCTTTCCGTCTTGCGGATATCCCATTAACTGAGCCAATGTCAATAGGTAATTGATGCACCAAGGATCCTGTTTTCAGATCCCTCACCTGTAAAACATACTTGACATCACTCAAGTAGCTTACAATCATCTGATCACCATTAACAGCACATGCTGATTCTAGAACATCCTTTGCAGCTTCTGGGACAACATCTGTCCAAATACTTGGCTCCTTCAAATCTACCCGGACTAgtttatatttaggagcatcttTATTAGTCAAAAAAGTAAACAGGGTTTCATCATTTGCAATGGCTTGATACTGTGCATCAAATTCATCAATAAGCTTGATAAATGGAAGCAGATGATTTCCTTTGAAACCTTCAAGGCCTTGAGGAAATGCAGACATATCACAGTAGTACACTTTGTTCACTGGATC
The sequence above is a segment of the Manihot esculenta cultivar AM560-2 chromosome 5, M.esculenta_v8, whole genome shotgun sequence genome. Coding sequences within it:
- the LOC110614577 gene encoding enoyl-CoA hydratase 2, peroxisomal, with the translated sequence MAEPSQFDPHRVLAHRFPESIYVYTERDAAVYALGVGACGRDAIDAEELKFVYHEKRQQSIQVLPTFAALFSLGLMKNGINLPGLQYDPRLLLHGQQYIELYKPFPSSASIHNKVSLAGLHDKGKAAIVEIETKSYERESGELLCMNRSTAYLRGAGGFSNSTHPYSYTNYPKDQVAAIKIPKSPPFAVYEDFIQPSQALLYRLSGDFNPLHSDPMFAKVAGFPRPILHGLCTLGFAVRAIIKRICRGDASLVKNISGRFLLHAYPGETLITEMWLTVTGLRVIYQAKVKERKRAVLSGFVDLRRLTSAL
- the LOC110614576 gene encoding prolyl endopeptidase, with protein sequence MTIMGSLSAVNGPLHYPVARRDESVVDDYHGVKVADPYRWLEDPDAEEVKEFVQEQVKLTESVLKSCEAREKLSEKITKLFDHPRYDAPFKQGNKYFYFHNTGLQAQDVLYVQDNLDGEPEVLLDPNALSEDGTVSLNTISVSEDAKYLAYGISSSGSDWVTVKVMHVENKRVEADTLSWVKFSGISWTHDSKGFFYSRYPAPKDGENLDAGTETSSNLYHELCYHFLGTDQSEDILCWRDPENPKYMFGASVTDDGKYLLLYIDESCDPVNKVYYCDMSAFPQGLEGFKGNHLLPFIKLIDEFDAQYQAIANDETLFTFLTNKDAPKYKLVRVDLKEPSIWTDVVPEAAKDVLESACAVNGDQMIVSYLSDVKYVLQVRDLKTGSLVHQLPIDIGSVNGISARRKDSTVFIGFTSFLTPGIIYQCNLDAEVPDMKIFREISVAGFDRTEFHVEQAFFPSKDGTKIPMFIVAKKNIKLDGSHPCLLYGYGGFNISLTPSFSVSRIILTRHLGVVYCIANIRGGGEYGEEWHKAGSLAKKQNCFDDFISAAEYLISTGYTQPSKLCIEGGSNGGLLIGASINQRPDLFGCALAHVGVMDMLRFHKFTIGHAWTSDYGCSDKEEEFHWLIKYSPLHNVQRPWEQHPDQPCQYPSTMLLTADHDDRVVPLHSLKLLATMQYVLCTSLENSPQANPIIGRIECKAGHGAGRPTQKMIDEAADRYSFMAKVLDATWNE